A genomic stretch from Schistosoma haematobium chromosome 2, whole genome shotgun sequence includes:
- the ZMPSTE24_1 gene encoding CAAX prenyl protease 1 (EggNog:ENOG410V7F9~COG:O~MEROPS:MER0002646~BUSCO:EOG091G074G) produces the protein MGLPVVLFVMYGYNMTLFLAVFVFLWCMYIWETYLSIRQRRKIVDTRTVPIELASVMDNDKFQKSRLYAIDRSSFGLVSGLYHMIELSVTLYFSLIPWLWYTVVNHSTILNTYVLHKFGVDMGFDKDSEIKCSVIFFLYVAVFVFFDSLPWTIYSTFVIEARHGFNKQTFGFFIKDQIKSLLISMIIGIPIMSCLVWIIKVGGHYFYLYAFLFTVVVTVFLMFVYPEFIAPLFDRYEPLPDGSLKTKIETLAASIKFPLKKLLVVEGSRRSAHSNAYFYGFGKNKRIVIFDTLIRGFKFPNKNEDLAKQETKNDSDQRGCAVDEEILSVIAHELGHWKLGHTIYNLFIGKANLLMLFVIFGLLMDVDDLFISFGFKSDDTPIILRLFIIFQYIFSPYNTVMDFLMTVLSRKFEFQADAFAAKLGYKQYLKSALVILLKDNLSFPVCDWLYSMFNHSHPPLLERLSAIDKCKSD, from the coding sequence ATGGGTCTGCCTGTTGTGCTATTCGTAATGTATGGATATAATATGACTTTATTCCTTGCTGTATTTGTGTTTTTGTGGTGCATGTATATTTGGGAAACATACTTGAGTATTCGTCAAAGAAGAAAAATTGTTGACACAAGAACAGTGCCTATTGAACTAGCAAGTGTTATGgataatgataaatttcaaaAATCACGTCTTTATGCGATTGATCGATCAAGCTTTGGTCTAGTAAGTGGGTTATATCATATGATAGAGCTATCAGTGACATTGTACTTCTCATTGATACCATGGTTATGGTATACAGTTGTTAACCACAGCACTATCTTAAATACCTATGTGCTACACAAATTTGGTGTCGATATGGGTTTTGATAAAGATAGCGAAATAAAATGTTCTGTCATTTTTTTCCTGTATGTAGCTGTATTTGTATTTTTCGACTCACTCCCTTGGACGATTTACAGCACATTCGTAATAGAAGCACGCCATGGATTTAACAAGCAAACTTTTGGTTTTTTCATTAAAGACCAAATCAAGTCGCTTTTGATTTCAATGATTATTGGCATTCCAATAATGTCTTGCCTAGTATGGATAATCAAAGTTGGTGGACATTATTTCTACTTGTATGCCTTTTTATTCACAGTTGTGGTCACTGTGTTTCTAATGTTTGTGTATCCAGAGTTCATTGCCCCATTGTTTGATCGTTATGAACCATTACCCGATGGATCTTTAAAGACGAAAATTGAAACATTAGCTGCGTCTATCAAGTTTCCTTTGAAAAAGCTCTTAGTTGTTGAAGGATCACGACGTTCTGCTCATAGTAATGCATATTTCTATGGCTTTGGTAAGAACAAAAGGATAGTAATTTTTGATACGCTTATTCGTGGTTTCAAATTTCCAAATAAAAACGAAGATCTAGCGAAGCAGGAAACTAAAAATGACTCAGACCAACGAGGCTGTGCAGTTGATGAAGAAATTTTGTCAGTAATCGCTCATGAATTAGGACATTGGAAACTAGGGCATACAATTTACAATCTTTTCATCGGGAAGGCAAATCTCTTGATGTTGTTTGTAATATTTGGCCTTCTGATGGATGTGGATGATTTGTTCATTTCCTTTGGTTTTAAAAGTGACGATACACCAATAATACTGAGACTGTTTATTATCTTTCAGTACATTTTCTCTCCGTATAATACGGTTATGGACTTTCTAATGACAGTCTTGTCTAGGAAATTTGAATTCCAGGCAGATGCCTTTGCTGCTAAATTGGGTTATAAACAGTATTTAAAATCTGCCTTGGTAATTCTGTTAAAAGACAATTTATCATTTCCTGTCTGTGATTGGTTGTATTCAATGTTTAACCATTCCCATCCACCACTTCTTGAGCGTTTGAGTGCAATTGACAAGTGTAAATCTGACTAA
- a CDS encoding hypothetical protein (EggNog:ENOG410UM1C~COG:W) translates to MKVEFALPSALQYGDCIEVNGKAGNNKFSIDLISDYLAFDPTILSEQDRTDECELPIVETQPLQILIETTGSWDINANSPETSTSSHGSSAKRFGFRANENFVCRVVIKTEYYVVYLNDMMLSNSEHLVPVGSINGFAIDGDSAISTILFGDLNAIEKYNSKHIVQHVQSNNPKIIECRLTSDDLLATVLFNDSEEHSETYDDFSDNHVKNNNIKINVFTGVEHNTKQDDISNGEFTIKENHLDREETLEDTCTQNLKTGNTGFLCNASNLLHSNSELISQCHDNNTNNFVINNNNQKLSNSSKLIRASSYQLVFDVDSDSNEEIDRNDEVNETSIKTVNLSLFNQTRAKSIQNLFHFHHNHYDNFDHINKFIHESQLLISEDQGNNIDRLKDTLNISMNNLICQNKSLESKDFNEVSDSNQLSGKFPTSQLLGLVREEFELDQNNEGNLESIQTNRSKLKQENPVVKNTNGVSCHMDYMSNFVKSINNLTEDRSELTGSTMLNGEKINVVSNRTSETMNLLDNQDHKEHIMPKELNSMTCESKIPVFRNNSSNKHTPSLITNGLQEVKFKPLKSARKGRFHPHETDSNPDDCSVLSCSDKQGLIHSRIPQPLCLIPNSNSSNNIDKSHNGSQQLPINESSIKPDCNKYPTNKHSINGMSKSEVQNDSIAKLNTNKNIINRNPLKSSQSVNNRKSYPLLSNDMKSFSNPVKNGTDSVKASSMNKSPTKFTSLSSSSLSSPSSQPSTTSSSLSSLSTKLCSNSVAKPLLRSNGLKSRKQKLIETNNKSTNDRQQESLMNENLAKIDSTTKFTSTNDISLSSISTDRKQKDYLNVFNQSISQQCKLTNQVNSTTTKFKERDQSVLSNGLLPCLNDKELINCTQPLCENKYILNKVSNNSTTTDNNKMDKFKDCVKQENGLHNEYLTLNDQSNVNHNHDSRNDVKKHLNGNMITMKSKLTGIDEINNSNNLQSIQNNYTDNTSIHIHDEMTLNVKENNDNYLPASIISSCTQSMTNSITNTPGISKTSTILTESTTNGGLCCEKNKNSKKFIQSPKKWLTPQTSLQRENKQTI, encoded by the exons GTTTTCAATCGACTTAATCTCTGATTATTTAGCTTTTGACCCAACTATACTGAGTGAACAAGATAGAACTGATGAATGTGAACTGCCAATTGTTGAAACACAACCATTGCAAATATTAATAGAAACAACTGGTAGCTGGGATATTAATGCTAATTCACCAGAGACTAGTACGTCATCACATGGCAGTTCAGCGAAACGATTTGGTTTTCGTGCCAATGAAAATTTTGTATGCAGAGTTGTCATTAAAACTGAATATTATGTT gTTTATCTAAACGATATGATGTTATCGAACTCTGAACACTTAGTTCCTGTAGGCTCTATTAACGGTTTTGCAATCGATGGTGACTCAGCCATTTCAACTATATTATTTGGTGACTTAAATGCCATTGAAAAATACAATTCTAAACATATCGTACAACATGTTCAGTCAAACAATCCAAAAATTATTGAATGTCGACTAACGTCTGATGACTTATTAGCTACTGTTTTATTCAACGATAGTGAAGAACATTCAGAAACTTACGATGACTTCAGTGATAACCAtgttaagaataataatatcaaaatcAATGTTTTTACTGGTGTTGAACATAACACTAAACAAGATGATATTTCCAATGGGGAATTTACAATTAAAGAGAATCATTTAGATAGAGAAGAAACATTGGAAGATACATGTACACAAAATTTAAAAACAGGAAATACCGGTTTTTTGTGCAATGCATCAAATTTACTTCACTCTAACAGTGAATTAATAAGTCAGTGTCATGACAATAATACAAACAATtttgtaattaataataacaatcaaaagTTAAGCAATTCTAGCAAACTAATTAGAGCTTCATCATATCAATTAGTATTTGATGTAGACAGTGATTCAAATGAAGAAATAGACCGAAACGATGAAGTAAATGAAACATCAATAAAAACTGTTAATCTATCTTTATTCAATCAGACAAGAGCTAAAAGTATTCAAAAtctatttcattttcatcataatcattatgataattttgatcatataaataaatttattcatgaatCACAACTATTAATATCCGAAGATCAAGGCAATAACATTGATCGTTTAAAAGATACACTAAATATctcaatgaataatttaatatgTCAGAACAAATCACTAGAATCAAAAGATTTTAATGAAGTGAGTGACTCAAATCAATTATCTGGAAAATTTCCAACATCACAACTATTAGGACTGGTAAGAGAAGAATTTGAATTGGATCAAAATAATGAAGGCAATTTAGAAAGTATTCAAACTAATAGGAGCAAGTTAAAACAAGAAAATCCGGTTGTTAAAAATACAAATGGAGTATCTTGTCATATGGATTATATGTCTAATTTTgttaaatcaataaacaatttaaCAGAAGATAGATCAGAACTAACTGGAAGTACAATGTTGAATGGTGAAAAAATAAATGTAGTAAGTAATCGAACAAGCGAAACTATGAATTTATTAGATAATCAAGATCATAAAGAACATATTATGCCAAAAGAATTAAACAGTATGACATGTGAGTCAAAAATACCCGTATTCAGAAATAATTCATCCAATAAACATACACCTAGTTTAATAACTAATGGATTACAAGAAGTCAAATTTAAACCTTTAAAATCAGCCCGTAAAGGCAGATTTCATCCACACGAAACTGATTCAAATCCAGATGACTGTTCAGTTTTATCCTGCTCAGATAAACAAGGACTAATCCATTCTAGAATTCCACAACCCTTATGTTTAATACCTAATAGTAATAGCAGTAATAATATAGATAAGTCACATAATGGTAGTCAACAATTACCAATAAATGAATCGTCGATAAAACCTGATTGCAACAAATATCCAACCAATAAGCATTCTATTAATGGTATGTCAAAATCAGAAGTTCAAAATGATTCAATTGCGAAGCTTAAtaccaataaaaatataattaatcgAAATCCATTAAAATCAAGTCAGTCTGTTAATAATCGAAAATCTTATCCATTATTAAGTAATGATATGAAATCATTTAGTAACCCGGTGAAAAATGGCACTGATTCTGTAAAAGCATCCTCAATGAACAAATCACCGACAAAATTCACATCTTTATCGTCATCATCTTTGTCATCTCCATCATCACAACCATCAACAACGTCGTCCTCTTTATCATCATTGTCAACAAAACTATGCTCGAATTCAGTTGCAAAACCATTATTACGTTCAAATGGATTAAAAAGTCGAAAACAGAAACTCATTGAAACCAATAATAAATCAACAAATGATCGACAACAAGAAAgtttaatgaatgaaaatctTGCTAAAATCGATTCGACAACAAAATTCACGTCTACAAATGATATATCATTGAGTTCAATTTCAACTGATCGAAAACAGAAAGATTATTTGAATgtattcaatcaatcaataagtcAACAGTGTAAGTTAACTAACCAAGTCAATTCAACAACCACAAAATTCAAGGAAAGGGATCAGTCAGTACTATCTAACGGACTACTACCTTGTTTAAATGATAAAGAACTGATAAATTGTACACAACCATTATGtgaaaataagtatattttaaaCAAGGTCAGTAATAATTCTAccactactgataataataaaatggacAAATTTAAAGATTGCGTAAAACAAGAAAACGGATTGCACAATGAATATTTAACATTGAATGATCAATCCAATGTAAATCACAATCATGATTCTAGAAATGATGTAAAAAAGCATTTAAATGGTAACATGATAACGATGAAATCAAAATTAACAGGGATTGATgagattaacaattcaaataatttacaatctattcaaaataattatacAGACAACACTAGTATTCATATTCATGATGAGATGACGTTAAATGTgaaagaaaataatgataattatttgccTGCTTCAATAATATCATCATGTACACAGTCAATGACCAATTCAATCACAAACACGCCGGGAATATCTAAGACGTCAACAATATTGACCGAATCAACAACAAATGGTGGTTTATGCtgtgagaaaaataaaaattctaAAAAATTTATACAATCCCCTAAAAAATGGTTAACCC CACAAACAAGTCTACAgagagaaaacaaacaaacgataTAA
- the ZMPSTE24_1 gene encoding CAAX prenyl protease 1, variant 2 (EggNog:ENOG410V7F9~COG:O~MEROPS:MER0002646~BUSCO:EOG091G074G) yields the protein MCIGPCFYTSYFPYILVFAVSARYRSSLNHVSFLSSLQIFWCHCKHTAFCGFNYGKMGLPVVLFVMYGYNMTLFLAVFVFLWCMYIWETYLSIRQRRKIVDTRTVPIELASVMDNDKFQKSRLYAIDRSSFGLVSGLYHMIELSVTLYFSLIPWLWYTVVNHSTILNTYVLHKFGVDMGFDKDSEIKCSVIFFLYVAVFVFFDSLPWTIYSTFVIEARHGFNKQTFGFFIKDQIKSLLISMIIGIPIMSCLVWIIKVGGHYFYLYAFLFTVVVTVFLMFVYPEFIAPLFDRYEPLPDGSLKTKIETLAASIKFPLKKLLVVEGSRRSAHSNAYFYGFGKNKRIVIFDTLIRGFKFPNKNEDLAKQETKNDSDQRGCAVDEEILSVIAHELGHWKLGHTIYNLFIGKANLLMLFVIFGLLMDVDDLFISFGFKSDDTPIILRLFIIFQYIFSPYNTVMDFLMTVLSRKFEFQADAFAAKLGYKQYLKSALVILLKDNLSFPVCDWLYSMFNHSHPPLLERLSAIDKCKSD from the coding sequence ATGTGCATCGGTCCATGTTTCTATACCTCATACTTCCCGTACATCTTGGTATTTGCTGTTTCTGCACGATATCGATCGAGTTTAAATCATGTATCTTTTTTATCCTCACTACAGATCTTCTGGTGCCACTGTAAACACACAGCTTTTTGTGGATTTAATTACGGCAAAATGGGTCTGCCTGTTGTGCTATTCGTAATGTATGGATATAATATGACTTTATTCCTTGCTGTATTTGTGTTTTTGTGGTGCATGTATATTTGGGAAACATACTTGAGTATTCGTCAAAGAAGAAAAATTGTTGACACAAGAACAGTGCCTATTGAACTAGCAAGTGTTATGgataatgataaatttcaaaAATCACGTCTTTATGCGATTGATCGATCAAGCTTTGGTCTAGTAAGTGGGTTATATCATATGATAGAGCTATCAGTGACATTGTACTTCTCATTGATACCATGGTTATGGTATACAGTTGTTAACCACAGCACTATCTTAAATACCTATGTGCTACACAAATTTGGTGTCGATATGGGTTTTGATAAAGATAGCGAAATAAAATGTTCTGTCATTTTTTTCCTGTATGTAGCTGTATTTGTATTTTTCGACTCACTCCCTTGGACGATTTACAGCACATTCGTAATAGAAGCACGCCATGGATTTAACAAGCAAACTTTTGGTTTTTTCATTAAAGACCAAATCAAGTCGCTTTTGATTTCAATGATTATTGGCATTCCAATAATGTCTTGCCTAGTATGGATAATCAAAGTTGGTGGACATTATTTCTACTTGTATGCCTTTTTATTCACAGTTGTGGTCACTGTGTTTCTAATGTTTGTGTATCCAGAGTTCATTGCCCCATTGTTTGATCGTTATGAACCATTACCCGATGGATCTTTAAAGACGAAAATTGAAACATTAGCTGCGTCTATCAAGTTTCCTTTGAAAAAGCTCTTAGTTGTTGAAGGATCACGACGTTCTGCTCATAGTAATGCATATTTCTATGGCTTTGGTAAGAACAAAAGGATAGTAATTTTTGATACGCTTATTCGTGGTTTCAAATTTCCAAATAAAAACGAAGATCTAGCGAAGCAGGAAACTAAAAATGACTCAGACCAACGAGGCTGTGCAGTTGATGAAGAAATTTTGTCAGTAATCGCTCATGAATTAGGACATTGGAAACTAGGGCATACAATTTACAATCTTTTCATCGGGAAGGCAAATCTCTTGATGTTGTTTGTAATATTTGGCCTTCTGATGGATGTGGATGATTTGTTCATTTCCTTTGGTTTTAAAAGTGACGATACACCAATAATACTGAGACTGTTTATTATCTTTCAGTACATTTTCTCTCCGTATAATACGGTTATGGACTTTCTAATGACAGTCTTGTCTAGGAAATTTGAATTCCAGGCAGATGCCTTTGCTGCTAAATTGGGTTATAAACAGTATTTAAAATCTGCCTTGGTAATTCTGTTAAAAGACAATTTATCATTTCCTGTCTGTGATTGGTTGTATTCAATGTTTAACCATTCCCATCCACCACTTCTTGAGCGTTTGAGTGCAATTGACAAGTGTAAATCTGACTAA